A section of the Streptomyces sp. Je 1-369 genome encodes:
- a CDS encoding ATP-binding cassette domain-containing protein: MIVAENLTKEFRIAERRPGLLGSLATLLTREYRTVRAVDGVSFEIPAGSKTAYIGANGAGKSTTIKMLTGIMTPTAGRCLVAGIEPYRDRRQNARSIGVVFGQRSQLWWDLSVPDSFRILRRVYDIPDPVYRRNLALYRELLDIDALGTTPVRQLSLGQRMRAEIAASLLHDPAVVFWDEPTIGLDMVLKTAVRDLVNRAHRELGTTVVLTSHDIADIAAICDSALVVDHGKVVHQGSIQDLLRTAADRSVSFDHRGGPAPHEALGLIERGLPGVRANVEDGGRIRVDYPAGLFASRQVLAFLLDHFDLVDCYAPEPDLEEVLRQIYGRAPSPSPVGGRP; encoded by the coding sequence GTGATCGTCGCGGAGAACCTCACCAAGGAGTTCCGCATCGCTGAACGCAGGCCCGGCCTGCTCGGCAGCCTCGCCACGCTGCTCACCCGCGAGTACCGCACCGTACGCGCCGTGGACGGCGTCTCCTTCGAGATCCCCGCCGGTTCGAAGACCGCGTACATCGGCGCCAACGGAGCCGGCAAGTCCACCACGATCAAGATGCTCACCGGCATCATGACGCCGACGGCAGGACGCTGCCTGGTCGCCGGCATCGAGCCGTACCGCGACCGGCGGCAGAACGCCCGCTCCATCGGCGTCGTCTTCGGGCAGCGCAGCCAGCTGTGGTGGGACCTGTCGGTGCCGGACTCGTTCCGCATCCTGCGCCGCGTCTACGACATCCCCGACCCGGTCTACCGCCGCAACCTCGCGCTCTACCGCGAACTCCTCGACATCGACGCCCTCGGCACCACCCCCGTGCGCCAGCTGAGCCTGGGCCAGCGGATGCGCGCGGAGATCGCCGCGAGCCTGCTGCACGACCCCGCCGTCGTCTTCTGGGACGAGCCGACGATCGGGCTCGACATGGTCCTCAAGACGGCGGTGCGCGACCTGGTCAACCGTGCGCACCGGGAGCTCGGCACGACCGTCGTGCTCACCAGCCACGACATCGCCGACATCGCCGCGATCTGCGACAGCGCGCTGGTCGTCGACCACGGAAAGGTCGTCCACCAGGGCTCCATCCAGGACCTGCTGCGCACGGCCGCGGACCGCTCCGTCAGCTTCGACCACCGGGGCGGCCCGGCGCCGCACGAGGCGCTCGGCCTGATCGAGCGTGGCCTGCCCGGCGTACGGGCGAATGTCGAGGACGGCGGGCGCATCCGCGTGGACTATCCGGCGGGCCTCTTCGCCTCGCGCCAGGTCCTCGCCTTCCTCCTGGACCACTTCGACCTCGTGGACTGCTACGCCCCGGAGCCCGATCTGGAAGAGGTGCTGCGGCAGATCTACGGCCGGGCACCCTCGCCCTCGCCCGTCGGCGGTCGCCCGTGA